A region from the Lolium perenne isolate Kyuss_39 chromosome 4, Kyuss_2.0, whole genome shotgun sequence genome encodes:
- the LOC127293934 gene encoding probable beta-D-xylosidase 7, whose amino-acid sequence MGAFSSHNVGIGMALVIMLLTIPSLLRTAVAGNPPFSCGPGATTKGYAFCDSRLPLERRAADLVARLTLAEEVSQLGDEAAGVPRLGVPPYKWWSEGLHGVSFWGHGMHFDGVVSRITSFPQVLLTAASFDDDLWYRIGQAIGTEARALYNLGQAEGLTIWSPNVNIYRDPRWGRGQETPGEDPTTASKYAVAFVKGLQGTSATTLQTSACCKHASAYDLENWNGVVRYNFNAKVTPQDMEDTFNPPFKSCVVEGKATCVMCAYTTINGVPACANSDLITKTFKGEWGLNGYVSSDCDAVALMRDAQRYSPTPEDTVAAALKAGLDLNCGNYTQVHGMAALQRGKMTEQDVDKALKNLFAVRMRLGHFDGDPRNNALYGSLGAKDVCSRAHKDLALEAAQNGIVLLKNDANILPLDRLAVESVAVIGPNADDPAALNGNYFGPPCETTTPRQGLQRYVKDIRFHAGCSSAACDFAATDQAVRIAGSSDYVILFMGLSQKQEQEGLDRTSLLLPGKQQSLITAIASAAKRPVILVILSGGPVDVTFAKSNPKIGAILWAGYPGQAGGLAIANVLFGDHNPSGRLPVTWYPEEFTKVPMTDMRMRADPATGYPGRSYRFYKGKTVYKFGYGLSYSHFSRRLVVSGTSKQTPITNLLSGLTVKPTAKGGASYDVEELGVDGCEQLKFPAMVEVQNHGPLDGKHSVLMFLRWPNVTGGRPVSQLVGFRSQHLKAGEKASLRFDVSPCEHFSTAGEDGRKVIDTESHFLMVDKDESEISL is encoded by the exons ATGGGCGCCTTCTCCTCCCACAACGTTGGCATTGGCATGGCTCTAGTCATAATGCTGTTGACTATACCTTCCTTGCTGCGAACGGCGGTCGCTGGCAACCCGCCGTTCTCATGCGGCCCGGGGGCGACGACGAAGGGGTACGCGTTCTGCGACTCGCGGCTGCCACTGGAGCGGCGCGCGGCGGACCTGGTGGCGCGGCTAACGCTGGCGGAGGAGGTGTCGCAgctgggcgacgaggcggccgggGTGCCGCGGCTAGGCGTGCCGCCGTACAAGTGGTGGTCGGAAGGGCTGCACGGCGTCTCTTTCTGGGGCCACGGCATGCACTTCGACGGCGTCGTCAGCCGCATCACCAGCTTCCCGCAGGTGCTGCTCACCGCCGCCTCCTTCGACGACGACCTGTGGTACCGTATCGGGCAG GCGATCGGCACGGAGGCCAGGGCGTTGTACAACCTCGGCCAGGCGGAGGGACTCACCATCTGGTCTCCCAACGTGAACATCTATCGTGATCCCCGGTGGGGCCGTGGCCAGGAGACCCCCGGCGAGGACCCCACCACTGCCAGTAAGTATGCCGTGGCTTTCGTCAAAGGCTTGCAGGGCACCTCGGCGACGACTCTGCAGACTTCAGCGTGCTGCAAGCATGCCTCGGCGTACGATCTAGAGAACTGGAATGGCGTTGTACGGTACAACTTCAATGCAAAG GTAACACCCCAGGACATGGAGGATACGTTCAACCCTCCGTTCAAGAGCTGTGTGGTCGAAGGGAAGGCGACGTGCGTCATGTGCGCTTACACCACCATCAACGGCGTCCCTGCCTGCGCCAACTCTGACCTCATCACTAAAACCTTCAAGGGAGAATGGGGATTAAATGG GTACGTCTCTTCTGACTGTGATGCGGTTGCACTAATGCGTGATGCCCAACGCTATAGCCCCACGCCAGAGGATACTGTCGCTGCTGCGCTCAAGGCTG GGCTGGACTTGAACTGCGGGAACTACACGCAGGTGCACGGCATGGCGGCGCTCCAGCGGGGAAAGATGACGGAGCAGGACGTGGATAAGGCCCTCAAGAACCTCTTCGCTGTCAGGATGCGGCTCGGACACTTCGACGGTGACCCCAGGAATAACGCATTGTACGGGAGCCTTGGCGCCAAGGACGTGTGCTCTCGTGCACACAAGGACCTCGCCCTCGAGGCGGCGCAGAATGGCATCGTCCTACTCAAGAACGACGCCAACATCCTCCCCCTTGACCGGTTGGCGGTCGAATCCGTCGCCGTCATTGgtcccaacgccgacgatcctgcTGCGCTCAACGGCAACTACTTCGGCCCCCCGTGCGAAACCACGACGCCTCGCCAGGGATTGCAGCGGTACGTGAAGGACATCAGATTCCACGCCGGGTGCAGCTCGGCGGCGTGCGACTTTGCGGCGACAGACCAGGCGGTCAGGATAGCGGGCTCGTCGGACTACGTGATCCTGTTCATGGGGCTGAGCCAGAAGCAGGAGCAGGAAGGGCTCGACAGGACAAGCCTCCTCCTCCCCGGGAAGCAGCAGAGCCTCATAACCGCCATCGCCAGCGCTGCGAAGCGGCCAGTGATACTGGTGATCCTGTCCGGCGGCCCGGTTGACGTAACATTCGCCAAATCAAACCCGAAGATCGGTGCAATCCTTTGGGCCGGCTACCCTGGTCAGGCCGGCGGGCTTGCTATCGCCAACGTCCTCTTCGGAGACCACAACCCCAGTGGCAGGCTGCCGGTGACCTGGTACCCTGAGGAGTTCACCAAGGTGCCCATGACGGACATGCGGATGCGCGCCGACCCGGCGACCGGCTACCCCGGCCGGAGCTACCGCTTCTACAAGGGCAAGACCGTCTACAAGTTCGGTTATGGCCTTAGCTACTCCCATTTCTCTCGCCGACTAGTAGTCTCAGGAACCAGCAAACAAACACCAATCACGAATCTACTCTCCGGACTGACGGTGAAGCCAACTGCAAAAGGCGGCGCAAGCTACGATGTCGAGGAGCTTGGCGTTGACGGGTGCGAACAACTCAAGTTCCCAGCAATGGTCGAGGTGCAGAACCACGGCCCCCTGGACGGAAAGCACTCAGTGCTAATGTTCCTCCGGTGGCCCAACGTCACGGGTGGGCGTCCGGTGAGTCAGCTGGTTGGGTTCCGAAGCCAGCATCTCAAGGCCGGTGAGAAGGCCAGCCTGAGGTTTGATGTCAGCCCATGCGAGCACTTCAGTACGGCGGGAGAGGACGGCAGGAAGGTGATCGATACAGAGTCACATTTCCTTATGGTTGACAAGGATGAGAGCGAGATCAGTCTATAG